AAGAAAGTAAATGTTGCCAATGATGGGAGTTTTAGTGTGATGGCCCAGCCCAATTTGAGGGTTTTCAGCTTCACGGAACTCAAAGTCGCAACTCGCAATTTCAGAGGTGATTTGGTGCTGGGAGAAGGAGGTTTTGGCAGGGTTTACAAGGGGTGGCTGGGTGACAGAGCCGCTGCCAAAACAACCATCGTTGCTGTCAAGAAGTTGAATTCTGAAAGCACGCAAGGGTTTCGAGAGTGGCAGGTACTAACAGTAGAATTTTTTTCACCTCCTCTTCTTTACTCAACTTAAATTATGAGACTCAGAATGGATGCTGTGTACCTTAACTTGCAGGCTGAGGTGAACTTCCTTGGAAGTCTCTCTCATCCCAATCTAGTGAAGCTGTTGGGCTACTGCCATGAGGATAAACAACTACTTCTTGTCTATGAATACATAGCCAAAGGCAGCCTGGAAAACCATCTTTTTAGAAGTAAGggattaattcatttcatttgctACAATCATACCTTGTCATCTTAATTTACACATTCTCTCATGCAATTAGTGCTTGATAGGAGTAGTTTACTTACTGAATTTTTCTTGGTTAGGGGGTGCACATGATCAACCGCTTCCATGGCACATTAGGCTTAAGATATTGACTGGAGTAGCTCGTGGCATGGCGTACTTGCATGCATCAGAAGAAGCAGTTATCTATAGGGACTTAAAGACATCTAACATATTGCTTGACGGAGTAAGTTATTTCATTCACTTTCCAGTTTAAAACCAATAGAATGCTCTGATGTTTTGAATTGTTTATCTGCAGTCATACGAAGCTAAGCTATCTGACTTTGGGCTAGCGAGGTTGGGTCCAACAATTGGTTATTCCCATGTAACGACACAGGTTATGGGAACATATGGTTATGCTGCTCCCGAATATATTGCCACAGGTAAATATGGCCAACTCGCATATCCCAGCGGAGCTTGATCACATTATAATGAGTTGGTTACTTCTGCAGGGCACTTATACGCAAAGAGTGATGTATATACGTTTGGTGTATTGTTACTGGAAATGATGACAGGGCTGCGAGCACTCGACATCAGTCGTCCATCTGGACAACACATTCTGGTTGACTGGATAAAACCATATCTATCCAAGTGGGgtaatttaaaagaaattattgatGTCCGTTTAGAGGGACGATATCCTAAGAATTCATTACTGCAATTAGCTACGGTTGCCTTTGGTTGCCTTGAAGCAGATCCCAAAAAAAGACCCTCTATGGAAGAGATAGTCCACACACTGGAAAGAATTGATTCGGCCAAAGACACACCTACACAAACTAGTAAGAATCGCTTCTTCTGGTGAGAGAGCTTATAGTATATTAGTATACTTTTAGTTGGTCGGTGTTGAAACTCGTTATTGTGACAGTAATTAATGTAGAATACTAGTCGAgagtttgaactttgaagcATAAACTCCACATATCTGTTTTTGAATAATGTTCCTATTTTAGCTCTTCCTATAGAATTTATTCTGCCAACGAGACGCCTGCACAAACCAGTAAATATCGGTTCTTCTCACGAGAGAGCCTAGAGTATAATAACTTGGTTAGTTGGTCGGTGTTGAAACTTGTTTTTGTGAGAGCTTAAAGAATGAACTGTGCCAATTTGAGGGTTGGTTGTTCATGTCAGGGAAAATTTGACCCAATCTGCCTCCTTTTACCCGATTCCagttcccttttttttttcaagtgtGATCCTGTATATACGTAACCATGTTTGAATAGTAAGATTCAGAATTAGTGTGCATTATTGATCAAAGGAAAAGTTCAAGAATACATTTTAAGTTGCAGAAGTGGCCAGACAAAAAGTGGTGGACATATATCAAACGAAAAGCATAGTACACAGTATCATAGGTGTGGTGTTACTAGAAATGAAGATATTAGTAATCCGACTGGAGGAAGTACCTTCGACCATCTCTTACCCACGGTGAAGATAGTGGAGCTCGACTGCTTGGCCAAATAACAGAAGGGGGGgaaagaacaaaataaaaaatatatatataatttaaacaaatttgaACCAAGAAACCCAAATCCCTGGGGACCTACATCTGAAACAGTATTGTTGGTGCTTAAAAACACGATGCAAGCTCGAGTACGGCTAACAACACAtgggacaaaaaaaaaggacaaTTGTGGCCCGCAATGCAATGCGATATGATCCCGACCTAACAAAACAAATGCAATTTTCACTAGAAAAAATGCTGATGAATATATAGAGATAGCAGTAGTAGCTGCAAAGGCTGATGCACCATCAAAAGCTTTTTTGGTTGAGGTCTGCAGTGCAGATTGTGTTGTGATGTTCATCTACTGGTTTGAATCACTATTTGCTGGTGTGTTTCCACTCGATTGCTGCTGTTGTTGGTGCTGCATTTGATGCATGTTGAGTTGAGTTTGCTGCTGGCGCAGCTGGAACATCTGGGGGCTGATTGAGAGCTGCTGAAACTTTTCTCCACTCAATTCAGCAGTTGCAAGCTTCAGACGCTGCACCTCCGCTGTCAAGGCTTCGTTCAGTGCTGCAAGAGAGAGAGCGAGTGAGCCAGTTTCGCCTCAGCTTCTCGAGCAAAATGCACAATCAAGTGAAACGGGAAGATGCAAAAATGGGGGCAGCGCAATGAAGGTGTCCTAACTGTTTACGCCTTCCATATCCGACCCAAAAACCACAAAGTGAGTTCTACGAGTGCAGTGAGTGAATTTGAAAAATGGAGGCAGATGAAGTGCTACATGGTAAAGGTTTTGTAAGGCAAACAGTGCATACACCATGATTAGACAGATTTCTTGTTAGTAGTAAGAGTTGGATCAACAAAAGTGTTGCATGCTAAGAAGAAAAGATGCATTTAGAAGAGGGACATAAACTATTAACAGAACTAAAAAAGGGTACCATCTCGGAGTTGAGCCTGTTGTTCCATGGCCTGCAAGCGAAACTTGAGCTCGCTGTTCTGGCTAGTTAGTCCAGAAGAGTCTCTCTGCATTGCAAAGAAAGAAGGCGTTCATGGATTATACGACGAAAAAGATAACTATTCACTAAAACAGGCAATTAAAAGCGAACTCTCACTTGAAGTAGAGTGAGTTGGGCAGACAATGTGGTTGCTTCAGTTTGTAAAGTCTGGACCTTATGCTCCAATTCTGATATATACCTCATCTTTCTCTCCTTTGATCGAGCAGCTGACTGCCGGTTAGCTAAGATCCTAAACCCAAAACAAGTccatattttagaaaaacaaatatatacatataatatagatatatgTATGCTACCTTTTAGCCCGTTTGGGATCACTTGATGCTATCTCAGTAAGTTTCTCATTCGCCATAATCTTCTTCAGTTCAGCACCAGTGAACTCGCCATTACCAAACTCTAAGCTAAAAGCATTTGAATTCCCATCCATAGAATCGGTGGGCGACAACTGATGGTTTCCCGGTGAGGGCGGCATTTTGGGATACTCGTCACCAAAATTCATCTTTTCCATAAAACTATCCATTGAGACACTCCGATAGTGACGGGAGGTGGGAGCAATATCTCCCCCAGCATTCCTTTTAAGCCCTTCCCTCTTTTGTGGCAGTGAAGAAGTTCCCTGCTTCTGTGCACTACTCCCACTCTCATTCACACTACTACTAGTCGCTTCATTATCGCTGCTGTCACCTCCATTCGTCTTTGTGCCACTGGCTCGACTGTCTAAATCCTCCCGATTATCATTCCCCAGCTTCTCATCAGTACCCGATGAGTTGAAAGCATCAATGTTCTCCAAATTCAGATACGCTGAGAAAAGATCATCCACAACATCCCCCTCAGATTTCCTCTCCCCAATCCCTTCAGTGCGACTCTCCACGGGTTTCTCCCAACATGACTCTTTCTTGATCAACGTCGCTGGCTGCTGCTGCTGAGTCCCTTGATTCTCTCCAGCAGAGCTTCTGAATGGCATGAGTGGAGCCGAGGACTGCAAAACAGACGTAAA
The nucleotide sequence above comes from Salvia hispanica cultivar TCC Black 2014 chromosome 5, UniMelb_Shisp_WGS_1.0, whole genome shotgun sequence. Encoded proteins:
- the LOC125190298 gene encoding bZIP transcription factor 29, with product MAGDNEEANTQRLQSSFGTSSSSFPKQQQHQSFLMKQMEIPQLTMPQFRGQIRQNSPNLGTENNGKRVGIPPSHPHPQIPPISPYSQIPVNRQTGMQNFSTSPGPSHSRSLSQPSFFALDSLPPLSPSPYRELHSNSMADHVSADVSMEERDGSSHSLLPPSPFVRGNSMRIGESLPPRKAHRRSNSDIPFGFTSVLQSSAPLMPFRSSAGENQGTQQQQPATLIKKESCWEKPVESRTEGIGERKSEGDVVDDLFSAYLNLENIDAFNSSGTDEKLGNDNREDLDSRASGTKTNGGDSSDNEATSSSVNESGSSAQKQGTSSLPQKREGLKRNAGGDIAPTSRHYRSVSMDSFMEKMNFGDEYPKMPPSPGNHQLSPTDSMDGNSNAFSLEFGNGEFTGAELKKIMANEKLTEIASSDPKRAKRILANRQSAARSKERKMRYISELEHKVQTLQTEATTLSAQLTLLQRDSSGLTSQNSELKFRLQAMEQQAQLRDALNEALTAEVQRLKLATAELSGEKFQQLSISPQMFQLRQQQTQLNMHQMQHQQQQQSSGNTPANSDSNQ